Within Flavobacterium pisciphilum, the genomic segment ATCCCGCCCGATTTTAAAAAGGCGGTCTGCTTTTGCTTTTCGGTTACAAGCGCTTTTGCAAGCGCCTCGGCTTCACGCTCTGTAAGCGGGTGGGCATTGATGGGCGTGCCGTTTTTGTCCATATCGAAATGCTCGACGTAAATATCTTTCTGCGCTCCTTGTGATTCATAAAAAACAAGGGCGGATTTCGGGTGGTAGAGTGTCCCGAAATCTTGGGTGATATCAGTTAAAGTGTTCATCTTGTAGTGGTGTGTAGTTATACAATAATTCGCAGAGATCGTCCAAAAGCACAAACAGCCGGCTTTCAAAATCAAGACTGTTTTTGGGCAGTTCCTGCCCGTCAAAGTGTTTTATAATGGTAGGCTCATCCATAGAACCGTACTCGTTAAATTCATTGTTGATGCTCTCTTGAATACTTTCATAGAGCCATCCTTTGGTATCGGAAATAAATGAAATATACTTTTCCATGCCAATGCTCTCGGTTTCCGTGTCTTCATCCTCATCCTCTTCGTGTACGGATGCATTTCGAAAAATGCTCTCATTGGGGTAATCGGTGTATATAGCAAAAGCTTTTTTGCCTATATCCAAACACTGTTTATCAAAGTTATCACGGCTTTTAAAACCGTTAAGCCGTTTTTCAAAAAAGTTCAGGTTCATGGGACTGAAAAACTTTTGTCCCATACAGTCCCCGATAAGTTCTGCCTTGTCAAACTCCCGCACGTACCTCTCGTTTTCTTCCCTGTCCTGTTCCTCTTCCGTCCATTCCCTGTGCATTTCATAGAGCCAGTAGAGGTAACTGCCCTGCTCCCTGTAGTATGGGATACTCGTAATATGGTACAGATAAGAGCAGATAGAGAGAAGCAGGTGCGCATTTTTTTTGCGCTCAGGGTCTTTGAGCATCTGATAAATCGGATGGGTCGGGATATAATACAGGGTTGTGCCTGTATTGAATTTTTCCTCGCTGACCAGATACGTTTTAAAGCCGTCCTGTAGTACCCTTATTTCCTGAAAATTAATAAAGCTGTTTTTCAGCTTCTGCTCCAAATCCCATACAGCGAGTGCCATATTATAAGGATATTCCAAATGACGGGTCGGCATTGGCGAAACACCGTAATGCCCCGAAAGACGCTCAAGGGAGGCATAAAAATCAGACTGCATTTTTTCAGTTTCCTGACAAGCCCGTGCCTTTTCGCCCTGATAGAGTTTAGGCAGAAAAGAAACCTTTAGAAAACCATCGGTAGCATCTGCGCAGGCACACAGAGGCATTTGTCCTTCTGTACCTCGCCCAGGTCTTTGGGTCTTTGCATCGAGTGCATAAACCCGCTGAGCTGTTCGTGAAGCTGTTTTTGTCTTTTTTGCGCAGGCAGTTTTACTGTCCCTGAAATAATTGTCTTTTGCATGATTCATGGCTTTTAAATTTTGGTTATCCTTTTGTCCCCATTACCGTTTCAAATCGGTATTCGACCGCATCGTCCCTGATTGCAGGGGCGGATATTTTGGCGGTGGTCAGTATCGGATAGGTCGGAGCATAAAAATGCAGTACCGCCTCGATGCTCCATCGTGGTTCGGGGTCGGAAAGCCTGATTTCCTGCCCCTTGTCTTTGAGTATAAAGACCCGCTGTAAGTGTGTCGATAATAACATGATTTCCGTTTTTTAGATTAATATCCCTGCTCTTCGGGGTCGTCCTCACAGTATTCTGTTTTTTCCCATTCTGTTTCTTCCACTTCTGTTTCTTCCACTTCTGTTTCGGGGTCTTCGACCTCATCGGGATAGTGTGGAAAAAGTGCCTCACGGGGCGGTTCGGGTGCTGACTTCTCTACTGTACTGCCGAAAAGGTCGGGCGCAAACTGTGCCGAAAGTTCGGATTTGCGTCTGCGTATCTCCTCCGCCTTAAAGGGAAACTCGTGTATTTCAGGCACTTTTATCCATGCCTCACGGAATTTGCCGTCTTTTTCCAGTTCGTCCGCTTTTGCCATGGCATCCGTATACTTTTTGTCTTTGGCTTCGGTTTCCTTTTTTTGGCTGTCGGCTTTTTCCTTCTGCATTGCCGACTGTTTTTTGGTGGCTTCCAACTGTTTCATATAGCCTTCCATATCGACCATCAGACCTGAGGCGGTCTGCATGGGTGTGGTTATGTTTTCAAAAAAACCATGGTCAAGTTCTTCCGCTGTTCCTGTAAGGTTCAGTGGCGGTATGCTGTGTTTGGCACTGTCGGTGCAATTCTCGTTTTGAAGCATGACCAGTACGATAAGCTTGTTTTCTGCGCCCTTTGCAATGGTTATGTGCAAATCACCCGTGATTTGCAACTGCGCTACCTGATTAAAAAAATTAGTGTTCATTGCTGTAAATTTTAAAATGTTTTTTGTTGCATCCTTTCTATATGCAGGGCTATAAGTGCGCTTATATCCTGTCGTTTTTTAAAGCAGTCGCCCCGTAAGGCGACCGCCTGTAAGCTCTAGTTAAGGCTTAGGATTTCCGCTCCGCTCTTTTCAAAAACCGTACATAAATCAAATGCCTTTTGGGCTTTTTCCTGAGCTGTGCCACCCATGACAATGGACTGCAGTTTGGCCTGCTCGTCTTTATATTTTCTTACATTCTGATAGTAGCCCGTCACGGCATTGTAAGCCCCGAAAAGCGTGCCTTTAGTGGTTTCCATCTGCTGTGATTCGCTTGCCATGGCGTAGGCAAAAGCATCCTCCACGGTATTTTTAAAGACGGTTGAAACGTCCTGCTCCGCCCCTTTTTTGATTAAATCCAACGTTTCCTTATTCGGGCAAAGTGCCAGCTGGATGAGTTTTTTAACCTCGCTATCGGACACCTTTACTTTTGCCCACTCATTGAAAATGCCTTGCAACTGCGTGGTCAGGGTGTTCGCCAGTCCCATTACTTTGTGGGCATCATCAAGGCGCTGTTTTGCCCCTGAGGTGTGGCGGATTCGCACCACGTTGCTCATGGAGCGAAGCGATGCGTTCAGCGTATTTTGGCATACGATGCGGATGGGGGTAAAAGCCGCCGTGATGCTTCCGCTCCCATCGTGGGAGGTGGTCAGGAAAATGTATTTTTCGGTCACGTCATCCCCTTTGCCCACACGGATATAGTCAGGGAGTTTGGCTGTGATAAAGATGCGTTCCCCCTGCCCGAGCGCCCCTGCTGTTTCGTACAGTATCCCCTCCCCGCCTACAATGGCATCAAAGAAACGGAACGCCTCACGGTTCTGTACGATATGGTAGTCTTTCCCAACAACGCCCAGTACAGTATTATTGTCGGTGCGCACGGTGGCAAAACAGTCAGGGACTGCCAGTTCGCTGTTTTTCGTTACGATACCGCCCGCAGGCAGGACAATGCCCGAAGCCTTGGTGTACAGCGGGCTTTTAGCTACCTCGTAATCAAGTCCTGCATGTGCTATGGCTTCGGCGCTTGTCGGGTACTGCTCCACTATCTGCCCAAGCCCGTGCCACGCTTTCTCTTTCACGCTGAAAAAAGAATAATTTCCTGTTTGACTGTTGTAATTGATATTATGTGCCATGATATTTGATTTTAAAATTTTATAATTTGCTTGGAATACTTTTGCTTACTTATTTCGGATACTGCCCTTTAAAATGGCAGGTCGTCCTCAGGCTCTTTTGCGGTGACCTTTTTGCTTTCTCCCTGTACTGCATTCAGTCCAGTTTGAACCGCCTGCGCATTTTGAACTGCCTGTGCACCTTCGGATTTCTTCCCGCCCCCGTGCAGTTTGATGTTGGAAGCGTTGAAGTCAAGCCCTGCACGGGGTTCTCCGTCTCTTCCCGTCCACGCCCTTGCGCTTACCCTTCCTGTAAGTTCCACCACGGCACCTTTGGTCAGTATACTTGCCACTTTGGGGCTGATCCAGTAGGCGCATTCAAAAAAGGTGGTCTGCTCTACCTTGTCGCCCTGTCTGTTTTTGTAGCTGTCGTTGATGGCTACTGAAAAATTGACTACCTGTCTGTTGTCTGACAATGTGCGAACCTGCGCATCTTTTGTAACTCTTGCTGTAATGTTCATGATTTCTAATTTTTAAAAATTTTTACTTTTTTTATCGCCTGCTTTTTTCTTTTTGCTTTTTTTATTTTTTACTTTATTTTTTTTGAAATTTATTCGGCAATGAGAGGAGGCGCTGTTTTGTTTCATCATTGCAGTTTTCAATATTTCAATTTTCATTTCTGACATTTTTTTTTATTCGTCTAAAGAGCCGGAGTATGCTATGTTTTGTTTCATGAGCATAAAAAGGTGAGTGTCCGGCAAAAGCAGGGCTTTGAAAAAAAATACAACCCGGATGGGTGGAGATTTTTTGGCAAACCTGAAAGGCCCGGCCTTGCTTTTGCTTCAGGACACGGACTACCTTTGCTCCTGAAATAAGACAACAGCATACAGGTCTTTGATAAAAGAAAAAAGGGAAGCAATTGGGATACTATGGACAAACATAGCCAGGAAGAAAAGCAGTCACCACCGATGTGGATTCTATTAATGGCACCACAGGCAGGGCCAAAACTAAATACGAAAAAAAAACATCGCAGCAGCAATTCTTTGAGTATCAGATGTGACTGGAAAAACAATGCCGAAACAAGAAAAATACTTCATCAATAATCCCTCATCCCTTGACAGGTCTGCACATTTTATGTAATTTTGCCCTATGACCCCCGAAGAGATAAAACGCTATTTTGAAGCCACTCCGCCACCTAAGGAAGTGGACTGGAAGCCCTGGGCTAAAATCACAGATTCCCAGGTTTTTCTCAAGAGCTGTTACTCCACTATAAACAATTATAAAGGAAGTCTGGACATGTGCCCGGCATGGTGGCATTTGAAAGATTTTTATATGCTTGTAAGGCGAAATTCACAGGAAACAAAAAGCGGGAATCAAACGGAATAGACTCGAAATTTCAGCCTGTTTAAATGCATCTTTACAC encodes:
- a CDS encoding PRTRC system protein C, giving the protein MLLSTHLQRVFILKDKGQEIRLSDPEPRWSIEAVLHFYAPTYPILTTAKISAPAIRDDAVEYRFETVMGTKG
- a CDS encoding PRTRC system protein E, with translation MNTNFFNQVAQLQITGDLHITIAKGAENKLIVLVMLQNENCTDSAKHSIPPLNLTGTAEELDHGFFENITTPMQTASGLMVDMEGYMKQLEATKKQSAMQKEKADSQKKETEAKDKKYTDAMAKADELEKDGKFREAWIKVPEIHEFPFKAEEIRRRKSELSAQFAPDLFGSTVEKSAPEPPREALFPHYPDEVEDPETEVEETEVEETEWEKTEYCEDDPEEQGY
- a CDS encoding DUF932 domain-containing protein, whose translation is MAHNINYNSQTGNYSFFSVKEKAWHGLGQIVEQYPTSAEAIAHAGLDYEVAKSPLYTKASGIVLPAGGIVTKNSELAVPDCFATVRTDNNTVLGVVGKDYHIVQNREAFRFFDAIVGGEGILYETAGALGQGERIFITAKLPDYIRVGKGDDVTEKYIFLTTSHDGSGSITAAFTPIRIVCQNTLNASLRSMSNVVRIRHTSGAKQRLDDAHKVMGLANTLTTQLQGIFNEWAKVKVSDSEVKKLIQLALCPNKETLDLIKKGAEQDVSTVFKNTVEDAFAYAMASESQQMETTKGTLFGAYNAVTGYYQNVRKYKDEQAKLQSIVMGGTAQEKAQKAFDLCTVFEKSGAEILSLN
- a CDS encoding single-stranded DNA-binding protein, yielding MNITARVTKDAQVRTLSDNRQVVNFSVAINDSYKNRQGDKVEQTTFFECAYWISPKVASILTKGAVVELTGRVSARAWTGRDGEPRAGLDFNASNIKLHGGGKKSEGAQAVQNAQAVQTGLNAVQGESKKVTAKEPEDDLPF
- a CDS encoding DUF6965 family protein translates to MTPEEIKRYFEATPPPKEVDWKPWAKITDSQVFLKSCYSTINNYKGSLDMCPAWWHLKDFYMLVRRNSQETKSGNQTE